One genomic window of Cydia strobilella chromosome 11, ilCydStro3.1, whole genome shotgun sequence includes the following:
- the LOC134745193 gene encoding large ribosomal subunit protein eL14, whose protein sequence is MPFARYVEPGRVALVADGRLKGKLVSVVDVIDQTRALIDGPGSGVPRQQIRLNQLHLTKFRLSFPFTAPTRVVRKAWTDAKLNEKWAESQWAQKLANKEKRAAMTDYDRFKLTSARVKRNRARTAVFKSLKVKAARGGVFGKKAVPKTKVPKRRNKKPAAKKPAKK, encoded by the coding sequence ATGCCATTCGCGAGGTACGTTGAACCAGGGCGAGTAGCCCTGGTAGCCGATGGCCGCTTGAAAGGAAAGCTTGTAAGCGTAGTCGACGTCATTGATCAGACACGCGCCCTCATCGACGGACCCGGCAGCGGTGTCCCTCGCCAACAGATCCGCCTTAACCAGCTCCATTTGACTAAGTTCCGTCTGAGCTTCCCCTTCACAGCGCCCACCCGCGTCGTCAGGAAAGCATGGACAGACGCTAAGCTGAACGAGAAGTGGGCCGAGAGCCAATGGGCACAGAAGCTTGCTAACAAAGAGAAACGCGCCGCTATGACGGACTACGACCGTTTCAAGCTGACGTCGGCACGTGTGAAGAGGAACCGCGCGAGAACAGCGGTGTTCAAGAGCCTAAAAGTCaaggcggcgcgcggcggcgtcTTTGGCAAGAAGGCTGTCCCCAAAACGAAAGTCCCGAAGCGGCGTAACAAGAAGCCCGCCGCCAAAAAACCCGCGAAGAAGTAA